Proteins encoded together in one Lathyrus oleraceus cultivar Zhongwan6 chromosome 5, CAAS_Psat_ZW6_1.0, whole genome shotgun sequence window:
- the LOC127083797 gene encoding glucan endo-1,3-beta-glucosidase 2 → MAMHFLLLLLFAVSIVAADEEPFIGVNIGTDLSDMPHPTQVVALLKAQQIRHIRLYNADQAMLTALSKSGIQVVISVPNEELLAIGQSNSTASNWVTRNVLAYYPSTNITSICVGSEVLTTLPNAAKLLVNALNYIHSALVASKLDSKIKVSTPLPSTIILDSFPPSQAFFNTSMNQVLIPMLDFLQSTQSYLMLNVYPYYDYMDSNGAIPLENALFKPIPPNKESIDSNTLLHYSNVFDAVVDAAYFAMSYLNFTNIPVVVTETGWPSKGNANEPDATLDNANAYNSNLIKHVLNKTGTPKHPGISVSTYIYELYNEDTKPGPLSEKNWGLFDSNGVPVYVLQLTGSGAVLANDTSKETYCIAKDGADPKMLQAGIDWACGPGKVDCSPLLQGKPCYDPDNVVAHANYAFDSYYHQMGKSSESCDFKGMATISTSDPSHGSCIFSRSFGRNGIFSNAPAPSPNSSDSCACELGVRSFIVVIGVLIWGVVLL, encoded by the exons ATGGCTATGCATTTTCTTCTTCTGCTTCTTTTTGCAGTGTCCATTGTCGCAGCTGATGAAG AACCATTCATTGGAGTCAACATTGGTACAGATCTCTCGGACATGCCTCACCCTACACAAGTAGTTGCATTGCTCAAAGCTCAACAAATTCGACATATTCGACTTTATAATGCAGACCAAGCTATGCTAACTGCGTTATCAAAATCAGGAATTCAAGTTGTTATCTCTGTCCCAAATGAAGAGCTCTTAGCGATTGGTCAATCGAATTCCACTGCTTCAAATTGGGTTACTCGCAATGTGTTAGCATATTATCCATCCACAAATATCACATCAATTTGTGTTGGTTCTGAGGTTTTAACCACGCTCCCAAATGCAGCAAAGCTCTTAGTCAATGCACTTAACTACATCCATTCAGCTCTCGTCGCGTCGAAACTCGATTCCAAAATCAAAGTCTCCACGCCGCTTCCTTCTACCATTATACTTGATTCATTTCCACCTTCGCAGGCCTTTTTCAACACTTCGATGAATCAAGTCTTGATTCCAATGCTTGATTTCTTGCAATCCACTCAATCTTATCTCATGCTTAACGTTTATCCTTACTATGATTACATGGATTCAAACGGTGCAATCCCTTTGGAAAACGCTCTTTTCAAACCAATTCCACCAAACAAAGAATCTATTGATTCCAACACACTTCTCCACTACTCCAATGTGTTTGACGCTGTCGTAGATGCAGCTTATTTCGCAATGTCGTATCTGAATTTCACCAACATTCCTGTGGTAGTAACCGAAACCGGCTGGCCTTCAAAAGGTAACGCGAATGAGCCTGATGCAACACTAGACAATGCTAATGCTTACAACAGCAACTTGATCAAGCATGTATTGAACAAAACCGGAACGCCAAAACATCCCGGAATTAGCGTTAGTACTTACATCTACGAGCTCTACAATGAGGACACAAAGCCTGGGCCATTGTCAGAGAAAAATTGGGGACTATTTGATTCAAATGGTGTGCCTGTTTATGTTTTGCAATTGACGGGTTCAGGAGCAGTTTTGGCAAATGATACAAGTAAAGAAACCTATTGCATTGCTAAAGATGGTGCTGATCCAAAGATGTTGCAGGCAGGAATAGATTGGGCTTGTGGACCTGGAAAAGTGGATTGTTCTCCATTGTTGCAGGGAAAACCATGTTATGATCCTGATAATGTTGTTGCTCATGCTAATTATGCTTTTGATAGTTATTATCATCAGATGGGAAAGTCTAGTGAGTCTTGTGATTTCAAGGGCATGGCTACTATCTCCACTTCTGATCCAA GTCATGGTTCTTGTATATTTTCAAGAAG TTTTGGAAGAAATGGCATCTTCTCTAACGCCCCTGCACCATCGCCAAATTCATCAGATTCTTGTGCATGTGAATTGGGAGTTAGAAGCTTTATAGTCGTGATTGGAGTTCTAATATGGGGAGTGGTTTTGCTATAA